A genome region from Triticum aestivum cultivar Chinese Spring chromosome 2B, IWGSC CS RefSeq v2.1, whole genome shotgun sequence includes the following:
- the LOC123040845 gene encoding uncharacterized protein, with the protein MGIIDIWGNHEIIVILTLSVGIIVIGPILCPEAAIPPMCDPLRGAISLWCPMVAILLLCPSVLHRVYENFNSQRLGSIAYCTVYLLIFVVVLLLTISRLRFPGIVKLADCVLGSKIALWHRFILNSCLFAASMICVRSFNLAMVIIALMIAPLGNLQIPAAALRIGLAVWRLIVIRQDYKQNLESKANLEPSLIIFYVMVLGQGLLYIVAATLEMFSFILRRSLIHRVGFRGPSEVQYVNLYYAYAFDRCMEGSMLAPKKTSLIIFAMDSLKSDSPKMQLYGLKMLHKFLKKEPLKTKATLELTTYTKTVTCLISMLGWTSEVDRDIRTFAAKVTAELADNLRVVQIPGAVQLIASLLDTIHRENIKNPFLDIGSPEPKQDNLIQRVSRNKQTSSLLKWLKQMAVYCLIPREEPTTSMDEQNTHILGYWRQTTERPSVLEEELLTGQDLLSVHGMFILQKLASFDLENGIEISRATGLISKIIEFTSNITVMTNISETHKTLLKLSSLKLLARLSSTKGRFGVTLRQNITEHPFILSNLAEILDNRGSSHELRELTAELLRNLAMEENVKEEIGQIPVIISRLMDAFLSQGTPSSADSDHLLRMISGQALAVLAMESANNCLIMLAEPGYMFIKELKLMIHSDKYRYVASSLLRNMCVHARSELRNSDLKEISYILREVLEGIMDAEGTELEVLVGLSSQICNATPDDFARELEHGHVKDRFIKRLVHALNSNMIPTAHCPGIRRVIVEHAIYMMESNLVYTTCFKNCRMMEALLMVERKPSRAENYRFFLGDAGLMKHSIPLSALVARAKELMGH; encoded by the exons ATGGGCATAATTGATATATGGGGCAATCATGAAATAATAGTGATACTAACTTTGTCGGTGGGAATAATTGTGATCGGTCCAATTCTATGTCCAGAAGCTGCAATTCCACCCATGTGTGATCCGCTACGCGGTGCGATCTCATTATGGTGCCCAATGGTTGCAATCCTACTGCTTTGTCCCTCTGTACTGCATAGGGTCTATGAAAATTTCAACAGTCAAAGACTTGGCTCAATTGCCTACTGCACAGTGTACTTGCTAATATTTGTGGTGGTGCTCCTACTCACAATCAGCAGGCTGCGGTTCCCAGGTATCGTCAAACTAGCAGACTGTGTTCTTGGCAGCAAAATAGCACTTTGGCATCGATTTATTCTGAACTCGTGCTTGTTTGCTGCGTCAATGATTTGTGTTCGAAGCTTTAACCTTGCGATGGTCATAATTGCTCTAATGATAGCGCCATTGGGCAACCTCCAGATTCCAGCAGCAGCATTGCGCATTGGGCTGGCAGTGTGGCGCCTTATAGTCATACGACAGGACTACAAGCAAAACCTTGAGAGCAAGGCAAACCTTGAGCCATCTCTCATCATCTTTTATGTGATGGTGCTTGGACAAGGATTACTCTACATTGTTGCCGCCACCCTTGAGATGTTTTCATTCATCTTACGAAGATCCCTGATCCATCGTGTTGGGTTTAGAGGTCCCTCTGAAGTGCAATATGTCAATTTGTATTATGCATATGCCTTCGATAGATGCATGGAAGGTTCTATGCTTGCTCCAAAGAAGACCAGCCTCATCATATTTGCAATGGATTCTTTGAAGTCAGACTCACCCAAGATGCAACTCTATGGGCTTAAGATGCTACACAAATTTCTGAAAAAGGAGCCCCTAAAGACTAAAGCCACGTTAGAACTCACCACTTACACAAAGACAGTGACTTGCTTGATCAGCATGTTGGGCTGGACAAGTGAAGTGGATAGAGATATTAGAACATTTGCTGCGAAAGTCACGGCCGAGCTCGCTGATAACCTTAGAGTTGTCCAAATACCTGGGGCAGTGCAACTCATAGCCTCACTTTTGGACACTATTCACAGAGAGAATATAAAGAATCCGTTTTTGGACATTGGTAGCCCTGAGCCAAAACAAGACAACCTGATTCAACGAGTTAGCAGGAACAAACAGACATCCTCGCTGCTTAAATGGTTGAAACAGATGGCTGTTTACTGTTTGATTCCAAGAGAGGAGCCAACAACTTCCATGGACGAACAAAACACCCATATACTCGGATACTGGAGACAGACTACAGAACGTCCATCTGTTCTAGAGGAGGAGCTATTGACCGGCCAGGATCTTCTCTCTGTACATGGCATGTTCATTCTTCAAAAGCTTGCTAGCTTTGATCTGGAGAATGGTATAGAAATCAGTAGAGCGACTGGCCTCATCTCAAAGATTATAGAGTTCACAAGCAACATAACTGTCATGACAAATATTAGTGAGACACACAAGACACTGCTGAAACTTTCATCTCTGAAGTTGCTGGCAAGACTTTCAAGTACTAAAGGGAGATTTGGTGTAACTTTGCGTCAGAATATTACAGAACATCCCTTCATTTTGAGCAACCTTGCAGAGATCTTGGACAATAGAGGGAGCAGTCATGAACTTAGGGAGCTCACAGCAGAACTCCTTAGAAACCTTGCCATGGAGGAAAATGTGAAGGAGGAGATCGGACAGATCCCCGTGATCATTAGCAGGTTGATGGATGCATTTCTCAGCCAAGGTACACCCTCAAGTGCAGATTCAGATCACTTGCTACGAATGATCTCCGGGCAAGCATTGGCAGTACTGGCAATGGAGAGTGCCAACAACTGCTTGATTATGTTAGCAGAACCAGGGTACATGTTTATCAAGGAACTAAAACTTATGATCCATAGTGACAAGTACAGGTATGTAGCATCAAGCCTGTTGCGGAATATGTGTGTGCATGCTCGATCTGAGCTTCGCAACTCTGACCTGAAGGAAATTTCCTACATTCTGAGAGAG GTGCTGGAAGGAATAATGGATGCAGAAGGGACAGAACTGGAGGTCCTTGTTGGTCTTAGTTCACAAATATGTAATGCCACTCCTGACGATTTTGCACGAGAACTAGAGCATGGTCATGTTAAGGATAGGTTTATAAAGAGGCTTGTCCATGCACTTAACTCAAATATGATACCCACTGCTCATTGTCCTGGCATCAGGAGGGTGATAGTTGAACATGCCATATACATGATGGAATCCAATCTGGTCTATACTACCTGTTTCAAGAATTGTCGGATGATGGAAGCACTGCTAATGGTAGAGCGTAAACCTTCAAGGGCTGAAAACTACAGGTTCTTCTTGGGTGATGCAGGACTCATGAAGCACAGCATACCTCTATCCGCTCTTGTGGCTAGAGCAAAAGAGCTGATGGGCCATTAG